In a genomic window of Meleagris gallopavo isolate NT-WF06-2002-E0010 breed Aviagen turkey brand Nicholas breeding stock chromosome 1, Turkey_5.1, whole genome shotgun sequence:
- the LOC109365522 gene encoding nuclear pore complex protein Nup98-Nup96-like → MDLLLLCAASCPACTNLCVTCLTLQVWQLSERTSINVCSQLDWKRCVAIHLWYLLPPTASISQALAMYEAAFQTTSESEKYACCPLPPYLEGSGCVIEEDDNAGRPLRDVCFHLLKLYSDRHYDLDQLLDPRSITSDPVDYRLSWHLWEVLRALNYSHLCRQGQGVLNASYAAQLESEGLWEWAVFVVLHEPNSHVREKAVRELLGRHCALCETPESWAKETFLTQRLCVPAEWIHEAKAVRARMEGDKHKEALFLFKAGHWNQCHKLVVRHLASDAIINENYKYLKGFLEDLSPPERSALIQDWELAGLVYLDYIRVIEMVDRIQQVTRCDELFFFPKGFPAVQTEPHS, encoded by the exons ATGGACTTActactgctgtgtgctgcctctTGTCCCGCGTGCACCAACCTCTGTGTGACTTGTCTAACTCTCCAGGTGTGGCAGCTGTCTGAGAGAACCAGCATCAATGTGTGCTCACAGCTGGACTGGAAGCGCTGCGTGGCCATCCACCTCTGGTACCTCCTGCCTCCAACAGCTTCTATCTCCCAGGCACTTGCCATGTACGAGGCAGCATTTCAG ACCACGTCAGAGTCTGAGAAATACGCCTGCTGCCCCCTGCCTCCTTACCTGGAAGGCTCTGGTTGTGTGATTGAAGAAGATGATAATGCAGGAAGGCCTCTCAGAGATGTCTGTTTCCATTTGTTAAAGCTCTACAGCGACAG GCACTACGATCTGGACCAGCTGCTGGATCCCAGGAGCATCACATCTGACCCCGTGGACTATCGGCTCAGCTGGCACCTGTGGGAGGTGCTCCGTGCCCTCAATTACAGCCACCTGTGCAGGCAGGGGCAGGGCGTGCTGAACGCCAGCTATGCTGCCCAGCTGGAGAGCGAGGGCCTGTGGGAGTGGGCTGTGTTTGTGGTGCTGCATGAGCCCAATAGCCA CGTACGTGAGAAGGCCGTGCGTGAGCTGCTGGGCCGGCACTGCGCTCTGTGTGAGACCCCCGAGTCCTGGGCCAAGGAGACCTTCCTGACACAGCGCCTCTGCGTCCCTGCAGAGTGGATTCACGAAGCAAAGGCTGTTCGAGCCCGGATGGAGGGCGACAAGCATAAAGAAGCCCTGTTCCTGTTCAAGGCCGGGCACTGGAACCAGTGCCACAAGTTGGTTGTGCGGCACCTCGCGTCAG ACGCCATTATTAACGAAAActacaaatacctgaaaggGTTCCTGGAAGATCTCTCACCTCCGGAGCGCAGCGCCCTCATCCAGGActgggagctggcagggctggTCTACCTGGACTACATCCGTGTCATTGAGATGGTGGATAGGATTCAGCAGGTAACACGCTGTgatgagctgtttttttttcctaaggggTTTCCTGCAGTTCAGACAGAACCTCATTCTTAG